In Pirellulales bacterium, the sequence GGTTCGAGCATCTCGACGAGCACGCGCACCACGCAGCGGGGCGTATAGAACTCGCCGCCGAGCTTGCCTTCGGCTTGGGCGAACTTGCCGAGGAAGTATTCGTAGACGCGGCCGAGGGTGTCGCGGGCCTGCTTATGGGTTCCCTTGAAGCCGATGTCGGCGATCAATTCGATGAGCCCCTTCATTTTGATCGGGTCGATGCCGCGGCGAGCGTAGTCGCGCGGGAGCTTGTTCTTGAGGTTCGGGTTGTCGCGCTCGACGGCGAGGATGGCGTCGTCGATGAGCGTGGCGATGTCAGGCCGAGCGGCCTGATCCTGCAGGTTTGGCCAGCGGGCTTCGACGGGCACCCAAAAGACACGCTCGGCGGTGTACTCGTCGCGGCTCTCAAGGAGGCTTTCGAGGTGCGCCCCCTTGATGCCGTCCTTTTCCAATTCCTCCTTCAGCTTGGCACGCCGGGATTCGAACGAGTCGGAGACGTATTTCAGAAACAACAGCCCGAGCACGACGTGCTTGTACTCCGCGGCATCAACGGAGCCACGGAGTTTGTCGGCGGCTTGCCAAAGCTTGTCCGCGTAGGCGAGATCAGAAGAATTGTCGGGCAAATTCGCCACGCGTGTTTATCTCCTTGCAATGAGGAGGCATTAGCTGCCGGCACGAGACAAATGATACCCGAATGATTCGAGGCCAGCCATGAGGGGTCTTCGCTCGAGGACCAGGGGGCACGACGGGTTATTTCGTGCGGCGCCTAGCCCGGACGAATTTGGGCGTGGAAATTGTGCCAGCGGGTTTGGTAAATTGCCGGCTCACGCGGTCACGTTCTTTGACATCTTGAATAGGTGCGTGGCGAGCAGACCCTCGTCGCGCACCGTCAGCAAAAGGCGTTTGTCGAACGCGCGGGCCGCTGATGCGCCAAGAGGAGCGCTGATGCGCCAAGAGGGACGGTGCGTCAGCGCTTCGCTTGACACACCCTACGGCTCTACGGCTCGCCGCCGTCTGCCTGTTCCAATCCCGGAATTCTAGCGAATTCCGCTACGAGCAAACCGTCCTTCTACCCGTTCGCGGCGTCCGAGTCAAAATTCCATTCGCTTGCGGAAGGCGGCCAGCGTGGCGAGGGTGGAATTGGGATGGGCGAATTCGTCGATTAGTCCGCGGCCATCTGAGTTGGCGGGCGGCTCGTCGCGCATCTGGTTCCAGAAGACGGCGTGGACGGCCGACTTGGCCGAGAAGAGTTGCAAATAGGTTTCCAACCAGCGCTGCTGAATCTTGGTTGTGAAGCCGTCGCCAGTGCCGGGAATCGTCAGCAGGATCACCAGCGGCAGGCCGAGGGTCGTCCAGCGCTCGAGCTGCCGGCCGATTTCGAGCACGTCGCGCGGCAGCGTCAAGCGCGGACCCGAGCCGAGATTGATCTCCAAGCCGATGCCGGCGATTCCTAAATCCGCGCGGACGAGCGTATCGGCGTATTGCAGCGGCGAGAGGTCTTGCTCGCGCCGCGCCAGGTATTCTCCGCACGGTTGATTGAACGATACGACCACCGGCACGCGCGAGTCCAGCTCGCGGACGATCTCGATGCTCCGCAGCGTCAGCCGCAGCGATTGCTCTTCGCTGAGCGAAAGCGTCTCGACGTTGTTCACCCGCGCGGCGCAGTTCCAGAGGTGCACCCGTCCCTTGTAGCGATTCACGGCGGCGCGGATATGATTGCTGGCCACGTTGAGAATCGTGTCGAAATTTCCTTCCCACAGGTAGAGCCAGTCGGGAAGCGAGGTCTGCTCGATCTCCAATAGCGGTCCGGCGAAAATTCGCATTTGATGCGCCTGGCACCAGGCGATCTGGCCATCGACCATGCTCCAGCGCGGGGCGCCTTCCTGGGCTTCGACGTGGCTCCAGGGCATCCGCACCACGGCCGTGTTGAACGCGTCGGCAAACGCTTCCGAGAGCGCCGGGGCGGGCAGAATTGAATCCAAGTCGCCGCCGAAGAGGATCGTTTGCTTGACCGACTGCGCGGCGCGGACGCGCGCCGCCTCGTCGCAAAAGGCCGCAATCAGTGCATCGCCGGCATCGAGGGCCGCTTCGATGGCCCGCTGGGCGCGATCGGCGGCCTCGGCCGGGCGCTCGAGCGCCGCCACCGCAGCGACGAATTCGGCCATCGCCCGATCCGTGGCGGCGGCAACGGGCGGCGGCACCTCCAGGGCGGCCTGCTCCCAGGCCACGACGTTGCTCTTGAGCCGGTTCACCGTGCCGCGGGCCAGCTCGACGGACAGGTTATACTGCCCATCGCGTTCGATCAAAGTGGCCGTCGCCAGCAGCATTTCGCCGCGGCCGGCAACATTCCAGAGGATATGAAAGCTGCCCGATTCGCTTTCAGCCCGCTCGGCAACGAGCCCGTCGTCGGCCAATGTGACATGCGTCCGCCAGGGGATGTCGTCGAGACCCGCCAGATAAGCCCGTTCCGCGGCCTTGGCCGGCAATTGCTCGCGGCGGGGAACCAAGAAGCGCGTCAGACCCATCGACCCGAAGTCCTATCCAGCGGAGACAGTTTCCGAGCCTATCCGAAAACCGC encodes:
- a CDS encoding endo-1,4-beta-xylanase, which codes for MGLTRFLVPRREQLPAKAAERAYLAGLDDIPWRTHVTLADDGLVAERAESESGSFHILWNVAGRGEMLLATATLIERDGQYNLSVELARGTVNRLKSNVVAWEQAALEVPPPVAAATDRAMAEFVAAVAALERPAEAADRAQRAIEAALDAGDALIAAFCDEAARVRAAQSVKQTILFGGDLDSILPAPALSEAFADAFNTAVVRMPWSHVEAQEGAPRWSMVDGQIAWCQAHQMRIFAGPLLEIEQTSLPDWLYLWEGNFDTILNVASNHIRAAVNRYKGRVHLWNCAARVNNVETLSLSEEQSLRLTLRSIEIVRELDSRVPVVVSFNQPCGEYLARREQDLSPLQYADTLVRADLGIAGIGLEINLGSGPRLTLPRDVLEIGRQLERWTTLGLPLVILLTIPGTGDGFTTKIQQRWLETYLQLFSAKSAVHAVFWNQMRDEPPANSDGRGLIDEFAHPNSTLATLAAFRKRMEF